A region of Streptomyces deccanensis DNA encodes the following proteins:
- a CDS encoding YihY/virulence factor BrkB family protein produces MDWLKKLPGVGPQVERLMATHAWRSFERLERVKWTRLAAAMTFISFLALFPLLTVAAAIVAATLGKDQQRELEDRLAEQVPGISDQLDIAGLVDNAGTVGIIAGALLLFTGIGWVGEMRGCLRAVWEKEDADENPVLAKGKDAGLLVGLGGAVLVSLAASAAASWAVGRFADQLGIDRDGWGGILLRVAAFAVAVLADFLLLLYVLTLLPGVQPPRRRLVVAALIGAVGFELLKLLLSGYIQGVASKSMYGAFGVPIALLLWINLTTKLLLYCAAWTAEGSKESAHAEDLAPPASNSAP; encoded by the coding sequence ATGGACTGGCTGAAAAAGCTTCCCGGGGTGGGTCCTCAGGTGGAGCGTCTGATGGCGACGCACGCGTGGCGGTCGTTCGAGCGGCTGGAGCGGGTGAAGTGGACCCGGCTGGCCGCGGCGATGACGTTCATCAGCTTCCTGGCGCTGTTCCCGCTGCTGACCGTGGCGGCGGCCATCGTCGCGGCGACCCTCGGCAAGGACCAGCAGCGGGAGCTGGAGGACCGGCTCGCCGAGCAGGTGCCCGGCATCTCCGACCAGCTCGACATCGCCGGCCTCGTCGACAACGCCGGCACGGTCGGGATCATCGCCGGCGCGCTGCTGCTGTTCACCGGCATCGGCTGGGTCGGCGAGATGCGCGGCTGTCTGCGCGCGGTGTGGGAGAAGGAGGATGCCGACGAGAACCCCGTCCTCGCCAAGGGCAAGGACGCGGGCCTGCTGGTCGGTCTGGGCGGCGCGGTCCTCGTCTCGCTGGCCGCTTCCGCCGCCGCCTCCTGGGCCGTCGGCCGGTTCGCCGACCAGCTTGGCATCGACCGCGACGGGTGGGGCGGGATCCTCCTGCGCGTCGCCGCGTTCGCCGTCGCCGTCCTGGCCGACTTCCTGCTCCTGCTCTACGTCCTCACGCTGCTCCCCGGCGTCCAGCCGCCCCGCCGCCGCCTCGTCGTGGCCGCCCTCATAGGAGCCGTGGGCTTCGAACTCCTCAAGCTCCTGCTCAGCGGCTACATCCAGGGCGTCGCCTCGAAGAGCATGTACGGCGCCTTCGGAGTCCCGATCGCCCTGCTCCTGTGGATCAACCTCACCACCAAGCTCCTGCTGTACTGCGCGGCCTGGACGGCGGAGGGCAGCAAGGAGAGCGCGCATGCAGAGGACCTGGCACCCCCGGCCAGTAACAGCGCCCCGTAA
- a CDS encoding D-alanyl-D-alanine carboxypeptidase family protein, with protein sequence MSASKKTVRRPLLVTSATLLSLSLASLPMLTAGPAFAAKPSPSASASPSATPPANMSTVGGELLGRPGTQANLGSDAPVLPKGISARSWIVADADTGEVLAAHNAHWRLAPASTLKMLFADTLLPKFDKNDKHKVAAADLAGVGAGSSMVGIKEDETYTVDDLWLGVFLRSGNDAVHVLSAMNGGVKKTVADMNAHAEELQALDTHVVSPDGYDAKGQVSSAYDLTLMAMSGLRKEDFRKYCSTVRAKFPGETKKGKNGKKSRSSFEIQNTNRLLTGDSGLDSYQGIAGVKNGNTTNAGATFTGVAQRGERALLVTVMHPEKDEHNQVYKETASLLDWGFKAAGKVTPVGELVPPKSADTSGGGAGEPSAQPGATASASASGGAGGKSVAAGASGGGGGVGVALGIMGGVLVLVAGAVFLVNRKWPLRGEK encoded by the coding sequence GTGTCCGCCTCCAAGAAGACCGTCAGGCGCCCCCTGCTGGTCACCTCAGCCACCCTGCTGTCCCTCTCCCTGGCCTCACTGCCGATGCTGACGGCCGGCCCGGCCTTCGCGGCGAAGCCGTCGCCCAGTGCGAGCGCCTCGCCGTCCGCGACTCCCCCGGCGAACATGTCGACCGTCGGCGGCGAACTGTTGGGCCGGCCCGGTACCCAGGCCAATCTCGGCAGTGACGCGCCCGTGCTGCCCAAGGGCATCAGCGCCCGCTCCTGGATCGTCGCCGACGCCGATACGGGCGAGGTGCTGGCCGCGCACAACGCGCACTGGCGGCTGGCCCCGGCGAGCACGCTGAAGATGCTGTTCGCGGACACGCTGCTGCCGAAGTTCGACAAGAACGACAAGCACAAGGTCGCCGCGGCCGATCTGGCGGGCGTGGGCGCCGGCTCCAGCATGGTCGGCATAAAGGAGGACGAGACGTACACCGTCGACGACCTCTGGCTCGGTGTCTTCCTTCGCTCCGGCAACGACGCGGTGCACGTCCTGTCGGCCATGAACGGCGGGGTGAAGAAGACCGTGGCCGACATGAACGCGCACGCCGAGGAGCTCCAGGCGCTCGACACGCATGTGGTCAGCCCGGATGGCTACGACGCCAAGGGGCAGGTGTCGTCCGCGTACGACCTGACCCTGATGGCCATGTCGGGGCTGCGGAAGGAGGATTTCCGGAAGTACTGCTCCACCGTGCGGGCGAAGTTCCCCGGCGAGACGAAGAAGGGCAAGAACGGCAAGAAGAGCCGTTCGTCCTTCGAGATCCAGAACACCAACCGGCTGCTCACCGGGGACAGCGGTCTGGACTCCTACCAGGGCATCGCGGGTGTGAAGAACGGCAACACCACGAACGCGGGCGCGACCTTCACCGGAGTCGCCCAGCGGGGCGAACGGGCCCTCCTCGTCACCGTCATGCATCCGGAGAAGGACGAGCACAACCAGGTCTACAAGGAGACCGCGAGCCTCCTCGACTGGGGGTTCAAGGCGGCGGGCAAGGTGACGCCGGTGGGTGAGCTGGTGCCGCCGAAGAGCGCGGACACCTCCGGCGGGGGTGCCGGCGAGCCGAGTGCGCAGCCGGGCGCCACCGCGTCGGCGTCCGCGTCCGGCGGGGCGGGGGGCAAGTCGGTCGCCGCGGGGGCCTCCGGCGGGGGCGGCGGGGTCGGGGTCGCCCTCGGGATCATGGGGGGCGTGTTGGTGTTGGTGGCCGGTGCGGTGTTCCTGGTGAACCGGAAGTGGCCGTTGCGGGGGGAGAAGTAG
- a CDS encoding decaprenyl-phosphate phosphoribosyltransferase: MTERTATGTAAAGTAATGPMTPGSTTTGPTASGLAAPDRTAAGHTGVLEHPAVSGQAPPPRAGLIRGLIRTTRPRQWIKNTLVVAAPAAAGELFTPRALVQLPLVFVLFTACAAAVYLVNDARDADADRAHPVKRHRPVAAGQVPVPVAYGVGGALAVLAPLAAAWLCPPYTTALLTAYLGLQLAYCVSLKHVLVVDLAVVTTGFLMRAMIGGLALGIPLSRWFLITTGFGALFMVAAKRYSEAVQLADRAGATRALLTEYTAGYLRFVWQLAAGVAVLGYCLWALEEGGVPTTGVLPWRQLSMVAFVLAVLRYAVFADRGTAGEPEDVILRDRALTLIGLVWLTMYGLAVADW; encoded by the coding sequence ATGACTGAACGCACCGCGACCGGGACCGCGGCAGCCGGGACCGCGGCGACCGGGCCCATGACGCCCGGCAGCACGACGACCGGGCCCACGGCGAGCGGCCTCGCCGCCCCCGACCGCACCGCGGCAGGGCACACCGGCGTCCTCGAACACCCGGCGGTTTCCGGCCAGGCGCCACCCCCCAGGGCCGGCCTCATCCGCGGGCTCATCCGGACGACCCGCCCCCGGCAGTGGATCAAGAACACCCTCGTCGTCGCCGCGCCCGCGGCCGCCGGGGAGCTGTTCACACCCCGCGCACTCGTCCAACTCCCGCTCGTCTTCGTCCTCTTCACGGCCTGCGCCGCCGCCGTGTACCTCGTCAACGACGCCCGGGACGCCGACGCGGACCGCGCGCACCCCGTCAAGCGTCACCGCCCGGTCGCCGCCGGGCAGGTGCCCGTGCCGGTCGCGTACGGGGTCGGGGGCGCCCTCGCCGTGCTCGCGCCGCTGGCCGCCGCCTGGCTCTGCCCGCCGTACACCACCGCGCTGCTGACGGCGTACCTCGGCCTCCAACTCGCCTACTGCGTCAGCCTCAAGCACGTCCTGGTCGTCGATCTGGCGGTCGTCACCACCGGGTTCCTGATGCGGGCGATGATCGGCGGACTCGCGCTGGGCATCCCGCTCTCGCGCTGGTTCCTGATCACCACCGGGTTCGGCGCGCTGTTCATGGTGGCCGCCAAGCGGTACTCGGAGGCCGTGCAGTTGGCCGACCGGGCCGGCGCGACCCGGGCCCTGCTCACCGAGTACACCGCCGGATACCTCCGCTTCGTCTGGCAACTGGCCGCCGGTGTCGCCGTACTCGGCTACTGCCTCTGGGCGCTGGAGGAAGGCGGCGTACCCACCACCGGCGTGCTGCCCTGGCGGCAACTGTCCATGGTCGCCTTCGTCCTGGCCGTCCTCCGCTACGCCGTCTTCGCCGACCGGGGCACCGCCGGCGAGCCCGAGGACGTCATCCTGCGCGACCGTGCCCTCACCCTCATCGGACTCGTGTGGCTGACGATGTACGGGCTCGCGGTGGCGGACTGGTGA
- a CDS encoding SCO4848 family membrane protein: MKLSRPLSWFLLAFGVWSWVIWIAFVKNLWKDGSGLAFDDAGDPTAYFWVHLTLAVVSFVLGTVIGVIGLRGVRALRRAATGSAT; encoded by the coding sequence ATGAAGCTCAGCCGCCCCCTCTCCTGGTTCCTGCTCGCCTTCGGGGTGTGGAGCTGGGTCATCTGGATCGCTTTCGTCAAAAACCTCTGGAAGGACGGCAGCGGGCTCGCGTTCGACGACGCGGGTGATCCGACGGCGTACTTCTGGGTGCACCTGACGCTCGCCGTCGTCTCCTTTGTTCTGGGGACGGTCATCGGCGTCATCGGGTTGCGCGGGGTGCGCGCCCTCCGCCGGGCCGCGACCGGGAGTGCCACGTGA